The DNA sequence ACCGTACTCCCCAGGCGGAATGCTTAATCCGTTAGGTGTGACACCGACAAGCATGCTTGCCGACGTCTGGCATTCATCGTTTACGGCGTGGACTACCAGGGTATCTAATCCTGTTTGCTCCCCACGCTTTCGCACCTCAGCGTCAGTATCGAGCCAGTGAGCCGCCTTCGCCACTGGTGTTCCTCCGAATATCTACGAATTTCACCTCTACACTCGGAATTCCACTCACCTCTCTCGAACTCCAGACTGATAGTTTCAAAGGCAGTTCCAAGGTTGAGCCCTGGGATTTCACCTCTGACTTTCCAGTCCGCCTACGTGCGCTTTACGCCCAGTAATTCCGAACAACGCTAGCCCCCTCCGTATTACCGCGGCTGCTGGCACGGAGTTAGCCGGGGCTTCTTCTGCTGGTACCGTCATTATCTTCCCAGCTGAAAGAGCTTTACAACCCTAAGGCCTTCATCACTCACGCGGCATGGCTAGATCAGGGTTGCCCCCATTGTCTAAGATTCCCCACTGCTGCCTCCCGTAGGAGTCTGGGCCGTGTCTCAGTCCCAGTGTGGCTGATCATCCTCTCAAACCAGCTATGGATCGTCGGCTTGGTGGGCCATTACCCCACCAACTACCTAATCCAACGCGGGCCGATCCTTCTCCGATAAATCTTTCCCCCAAAGGGCGTATACGGTATTACTCCCAGTTTCCCGGGGCTATTCCGTAGAGAAGGGCACGTTCCCACGCGTTACTCACCCGTCCGCCGCTAGACCCGAAGGTCTCGCTCGACTTGCATGTGTTAAGCCTGCCGCCAGCGTTCGTTCTGAGCCAGGATCAAACTCTCAAGTTGAAACCCCCGAAAGGGTTCTTGACGTCGAACCTTGCACATCTGTCACCTGCATCTAAGCAGGTAATCATCCGTTCATCGTTCTACCGAAGTAGTCCGACAAACAGTGAAGCTGACACCTGGATCATCGCTTTCGCTACCAGGCCGATATGCAAGTCTCTCGATCGTATGACGACCGAACCGCCCGCATATCTCTTCAGATATCCATCAATGTCAAAAAGCAAGAGAACCAAAATCACGATCACGACGTCAACTCGACGCCACAACCGTCACCCAATCCCCAGAATGTCTCCCGGTCCAACCGCGCTTCCCAGCACCGCCTTCCCGGCCCCTCCAGCGTTCCCGCCTTCGGTGAAGCGGTGTTTAGGCCCGAGAACAAATGCACGCAACAAGAAAATGGCGGATCACGGCAATAAAACTGCAACGCATTGATTTTGCGTCGCAATTTAAGGGATGCAAAAGGATCCCCCAAGGACTGCCGTCGATCTACGGTGCCACAAAAGCATGGAATCATGTCGGGGCGATGACGGAATCAGGGTGAATCACGGGGCCCCGGATCTATTCAGCCCTGAATTTCGGCAAAGATGCCTGCAGGGGAGGCAGTTTCGGAACGCGAAAGGGGCGCAGCTTTCGCTGCGCCCCTTGAAAAGTTGGTCCTGATACGAAGATCAGCGCTTCGAGAACTGGAAGCTGCGGCGAGCCTTGGCCTTGCCGTACTTCTTACGCTCGACGACGCGGCTGTCGCGGGTCAGGAAGCCTGCGGCCTTCAGCGCGGCGCGCAGGTGCGGCTGGTGCAGCTGCAGTGCCTGGCTGATGCCGTGCTTGACGGCGCCTGCCTGGCCCGACAGGCCGCCGCCCTTGACGGTGGCATGCACGTCGTACTGGCCGACCACGCCCGCAACCTCGAACGGCTGCTTCAGGATCATCTGCAGAACGGGACGCGCGAAATACGCGTTGATCTCTTTGCCGTTCACCAGGACCTTGCCCGAGCCCGGCTTGACCCAGACGCGTGCGACGGCGTCCTTGCGCTTGCCGGTGGCATAGCTGCGGCCTTGGCTGTCGATCTGCGGCTCGCGGTTGATCGCGGCGTCGACGGCTGCGGCGGGGGTGCCCGACACGGCGGACTTCAGGTCGTCCAGAGTTTTGATGTCGTCGGCCATGATCATGCGCTCCGGGTGTTTTTCTTGTTCAGGACTTTGACATCCAGAACTTCGGGCTGCTGGGCCTCGTGCGGGTGTTCGGCGCTGGCATAGACGCGCAGGTTCGTCATCTGCTGCTTGCCCAGCTTGTTGCGGCTGATCATGCGCTCGACGGCCTTGACGACCACGCGCTCGGGGTGCGCGCTTTCCAGGATCTGGCGCGCGGTGCGGTGCTTGATGCCGCCCGGGTGGCCGGTGTGCCAGTAGTACTTCTTGTCTTCACGCTTGTTGCCGGTCATCTGCACCTTGTCGGCGTTGATGATGATGACATTGTCGCCCATGTCCATGTGCGGCGTGAAGGTGGGCTTGTGCTTGCCGCGCAGGCGGCTGGCGACGATCGTGGCGAGGCGGCCCAGAACGACGCCCTCGGCGTCGATCAGGATCCACTTCTTCTCGATCTCCGCCGGTTTCGCGGTATAGGTTTTCATCTGTCGTCCCTTCAGGGTCGTAATCGTAAGAGATGGCGGTATATCGAAGATTGCCCGCCATCCGTCAAGTGCAGCGAAGCTCGATTAAGAACGCCAAATCAATGCCTTGAAACTTAGGTATCTGAATACCTCATCACACGGCGCGGAAATCGCTGGATTTCGGCGGAATCGAATAGGTCATCGAACAGCGTGCGACCGGATCTGCCACCCCTTCGGAAAAGATCAGTGCCTCGGCCACCGCCAGCACGCGGCCCAGCTTCAGCACCCGGCATTCCGCCAGCAGATCGACCCCTGCCGCGGGCTTGCGCATGAAGTCGATCGACGCGTTCGTTGTGACGGCCAGCCCGACCGGGCCGATCCGCGCCAGGATCGCGCAATAGATCGCCAGGTCCGCCAGCGCGAACATCGACGGACCGCTGACCGTCCCGCCCGGCCGCAGATGATCGTCCCCCGTGATCAGGCGCGCGGTCAGCCCCGTCGCCGTCACCGCCTCCACCCGATAGCTGCCGGCCACCTGCGGAAAGTCCCGCGCCAGGAACGCGTTCAGCGCATCCTTGTCCATCACGATCGTCATGCTTTCCCCCCGATGCGTCCCGGCCTAGGCTTTCGCCAAATTTGGGAGGATGCAAGATGGACGACCTGCTGACGCGACACGACCTTGGGCCCGTGACCCGCCTGACGCTGTCGCGGCCCGCGACCTACAACGCCCTGTCGCTGGAGATGATCGAGGCGCTGATCGCGGCCCTTGCCCGGATCGACGACGATACGCGGGTCGTGATCCTTGCGGCCGAGGGCAAAGCCTTCTGTGCCGGCCACGACCTGCGGCAGATGCAGGCGATGGCTCCGGACCAACTCGCGCATCTGTTCGACCGCTGCGCCCATCTGATGCAGATGATCCCCGCCCTGCCCCAGCCGGTCATCGCTCAGGTTCAGGGCGTTGCCACCGCGGCGGGCTGCCAGCTGGTCGCGTCCTGCGACATGGCGGTGGCGGCAGACGGGGCGCGCTTCGGGGTCAACGGGGTCTCCATCGGTCTGTTCTGCGCCACGCCGATGGTGGCCCTGACCCGCGCCATCCCGCCCAAGGCCGCGTTCGAGATGCTGACCACCGGCGACTTCATCACCGCCCCCCGCGCGGCGGAGCTGGGCCTGGTCAACCGCGTCGTCCCCGCCGCGGATCTGGAGGCAGAGACGATGCGACTGGCCGACAGTATCGCGGCCAAGCCGCCCCAGGTGATCCGCATGGGCAAGCGGGCCTTCCACGACCAGCTGGGACAGGGAACCGCCGCCGCCTATGCGGCCACGGCGCAGGTCATGTGCACGAACATGGCCCTGCCCGAAACGGTCGAGGGGATCGGCGCCTTTCTGGAAAAGCGCCCGCCGAACTGGACCTGACCTTCAGGCCCCTGCGGCCAGTGCCTGGACCAGCGCCACGAAATGCTCTCCGCGCTTTTCGAAGTTCGGATACTGGTCAAAGCTGGCGGCGGCGGGAGCAAGCAGGACGGTGTCGCCCGGCTCGGCCTCGGCCGCGGCACGGGCGACGGCCTGCTCCATCGTGTCGGCGATCTCGTACGGGGTCTGGCCGATCTCCAGCGCAAAGTCGCGCGCGGAATGGCCGATCAGATAGGCCTTGGCGACCGCGCCCAAATGCGGCTGCAGGGCCGCGATGCCGCCCTCCTTGCCCAGGCCTCCGGCGATCCAGCGGATTCGCGGAAAGGCCTGCAGCGCCTTGGCGGCGGCATCGACGTTGGTGGCCTTGCTGTCATTGACATACCGGACGCCGTCGATCTGGGCGACCGTCTGGCTGCGATGCGGCAGGCCCGCAAAGCTGTGGAACGCGGCCTCGATCTCGCGCGGCGCCAGGCCCACCGCGCGGCAGGCGGCATAGGCTGCGCAGGCGTTCTGGTGGTTGTGCGCACCGGGCAGGCCCTGCATCGCGCGCAGGTCAATCGATGCCGCCTGCCGCCCCTTGCGATATTCGGACAGGAAACCCTTGCGCGCAAAGACCGACCACGCCGCCCGGTCCAGCTTCTGTCCCGACGACACCCGGATCACCCGGTCGTCGGTGGGACCCATCGACAGCTGGTTGGCCAGATACGACCCCTCGGGGTCGTCGATGCCGATCACGGCCCGGTCCGGACCGCCCTCGGAGAACAGCCGCCGTTTTGCCGCGAAATAGCCGCCCAGGCCGGCATGGCGGTCCAGGTGGTCGGGCGACAGGTTGGTCATGACCGCCACGTCGGGCGTCAGCGCCCGCGCCAGTTCGGTCTGATAGCTGGACAGCTCCAGCACCACGACCTCGGCCTCGACCGCTGGCTCCAGCGACAGCACGCCCGTGCCGATATTGCCGCCCATCTGCGTGGGGCGGCCGCATTCCTCCAGCACGTGATGGATCAGCGCGGTGGTCGTCGACTTGCCGTTCGACCCGGTGACCGCGATCACCCGTGGCGCGCGATCGAACTGGTCCCAGTCGCGGGTCGCATAGCTGCGGAAGAACAGGCCGATGTCGTTATCGACCGGAACGCCAAGCTGCCATGCCATCGCGATGGCCGGGTGCGGACGGGGATACAGATGCGGGATGCCGGGGCTGACGATCAGCATCGCGATGCACTGCCAGTTCGCCTCGCGCGTCAGGTCAAGGATGCTCAGGCCATCGGCCTGGGCCGCGTCGCGCGTATCGACGCCGTCATCCCAGGCCACGACCCGCGCCCCGCCCGCGGCCAGAGCCGCGGCGGTCGCCTTGCCGGACCGGCCAAGCCCCAGCACCGCGA is a window from the Paracoccus marcusii genome containing:
- the rpsI gene encoding 30S ribosomal protein S9; the protein is MADDIKTLDDLKSAVSGTPAAAVDAAINREPQIDSQGRSYATGKRKDAVARVWVKPGSGKVLVNGKEINAYFARPVLQMILKQPFEVAGVVGQYDVHATVKGGGLSGQAGAVKHGISQALQLHQPHLRAALKAAGFLTRDSRVVERKKYGKAKARRSFQFSKR
- the rplM gene encoding 50S ribosomal protein L13 — its product is MKTYTAKPAEIEKKWILIDAEGVVLGRLATIVASRLRGKHKPTFTPHMDMGDNVIIINADKVQMTGNKREDKKYYWHTGHPGGIKHRTARQILESAHPERVVVKAVERMISRNKLGKQQMTNLRVYASAEHPHEAQQPEVLDVKVLNKKNTRSA
- a CDS encoding PaaI family thioesterase — protein: MTIVMDKDALNAFLARDFPQVAGSYRVEAVTATGLTARLITGDDHLRPGGTVSGPSMFALADLAIYCAILARIGPVGLAVTTNASIDFMRKPAAGVDLLAECRVLKLGRVLAVAEALIFSEGVADPVARCSMTYSIPPKSSDFRAV
- a CDS encoding enoyl-CoA hydratase, translated to MDDLLTRHDLGPVTRLTLSRPATYNALSLEMIEALIAALARIDDDTRVVILAAEGKAFCAGHDLRQMQAMAPDQLAHLFDRCAHLMQMIPALPQPVIAQVQGVATAAGCQLVASCDMAVAADGARFGVNGVSIGLFCATPMVALTRAIPPKAAFEMLTTGDFITAPRAAELGLVNRVVPAADLEAETMRLADSIAAKPPQVIRMGKRAFHDQLGQGTAAAYAATAQVMCTNMALPETVEGIGAFLEKRPPNWT
- the murD gene encoding UDP-N-acetylmuramoyl-L-alanine--D-glutamate ligase — protein: MIPVQGVEELTVAVLGLGRSGKATAAALAAGGARVVAWDDGVDTRDAAQADGLSILDLTREANWQCIAMLIVSPGIPHLYPRPHPAIAMAWQLGVPVDNDIGLFFRSYATRDWDQFDRAPRVIAVTGSNGKSTTTALIHHVLEECGRPTQMGGNIGTGVLSLEPAVEAEVVVLELSSYQTELARALTPDVAVMTNLSPDHLDRHAGLGGYFAAKRRLFSEGGPDRAVIGIDDPEGSYLANQLSMGPTDDRVIRVSSGQKLDRAAWSVFARKGFLSEYRKGRQAASIDLRAMQGLPGAHNHQNACAAYAACRAVGLAPREIEAAFHSFAGLPHRSQTVAQIDGVRYVNDSKATNVDAAAKALQAFPRIRWIAGGLGKEGGIAALQPHLGAVAKAYLIGHSARDFALEIGQTPYEIADTMEQAVARAAAEAEPGDTVLLAPAAASFDQYPNFEKRGEHFVALVQALAAGA